A segment of the Arachis hypogaea cultivar Tifrunner chromosome 5, arahy.Tifrunner.gnm2.J5K5, whole genome shotgun sequence genome:
AGAGTTATAGAAAGAACATGAAAGCTGAGAACAGAACTTGATCTTTAGCCGAGAATATTAGTTCGGCTTTATAGGAGTTGTTTTACCCGTTTACTGTGGATAAGTCCTAGTTTGTAGGTCGGTTATCATATTCTGTTTTGGTGATTAGGTTTATTGAGCAcgtttcttatttttcaaatggGTGAGGCCGAGATTATCTGCTCACGTGCCGAACTTATCGGGCAGCCGAGGATAAAGATGACGTATCACTAACAACACACACacaacacacacatatatatatatatatataccttttttatATCAGATATATACTTTCTACTTTCATCTTTCTGGTAGAAATgtacacttttttcttttttattacaaCTTTATACTTTCTAGCTCTAAAACAGTAAAAAGAATATGTACTTTTATCCTTTTAACGAAAAGAAATTGTTGTAGATAATAAGCCGTTGAAACGTAAATAACCTTCAGTATAGTTATATAACTTGGTTTTGTTAACTATATATATGCTGCACTGGTATCAATAAGTCTTTTTGGTTGTGAACATATGCGCATTATAAGAGAATTTTCGTAATGTTAGGGTAATtcataattattattttctatttttactatttttttcttattgCTTCATGCCTGTAGTGTTTGATTTAGATTTGATGTTTTTTATGTTCTCTCACATTTAAGGATGAAAAATTAACACTCACTTGTGAACTACTTGAATCTATTAAAATTGAGATTGACATGACTTTTTCTATTTGATTGAAAATTCTGTAAAAAGGCATTTTATTTTGACAaacctaacaaaaataaaatttttaaaatacctaTATATTTATGATATTATAACAATTATGGGTGTGTTTAGATTTGCGTTGGAAAAGAGAGAAGCGCGTTTGAGTTCTTTAAACGCTTCATTTCTATCTTCAATCCACCTTTAGCAAAAGTTATAAATTCTAACTTTTTCGTTTAACTTTTTATGTTGGATTGAAATTTATGCTCTATGTACCAAATATGTTcttcaatatttatatatttattattttctttataatattttttttctaatactctcttatgcatattttttttataaacttctgtttatttttttgtatgtaatatatttttattttatattataattttattaattctattagagtactaaaaaatattaaaatttatttaaatatttaaaataaaattataaaataacataaaataattatttaaattcatgtcattttctgtaatattttttttatctaaaagtgattttgaataatgtaattcaaacaatatttagtttattataatctattttaaagataaattaccaaacataaataaaaacaaaCCTTGCAAACgataatccaaaaaaaaatagaattacttTAAGCAACATAGTTTATGTTTGTAATTATTCTCTTTTCTATTAAGTGATATTAATACTAATCGTGTTCATATTTTTATCAATCGATATTATACAAGGAAAAAAATTTATCAAGGTTGCATGTCCAATGCATTTCAATTTGACATTATTAGATGTGAATATTAAAGATTTTTTTGAACTTGTTTATTGAAATAGAATATATGATTCCGGGCAAATGCAGCGTATTCGACTAGTAGATAATGAAATTAGGAATTGAAAGTGATGGCATTGTTGTGCATAGGAGTGGGACATGGGGTTGTGTCATTCATTGTATTTGTATTCACAAATGAACACATGCGAGTAAGGTCATCAATCTTCCATGGCCCTTCAAAAACAGGGCAAAAAAAAAACTGCCATCTAAACTATTTTTGTATAATGAGAGCTTCTCCCTCCTGCTCCTCAACTAACTACTGTACTACAACGACTATTTATTTTCGGCTAAGAAAAAAGCCGGCTGAGAAAAGCAACGGCACACACCGTAAAAATAGTTCCTAGGCAATATTCTCCAATAACACGTTGTGCTGTTAATATCTGAGCTTTGAAAACAATCTCATCTCTATGTATCGCCAACCTCGCCAACCTGCATCAGAATCCACATCCAGAAAGTTTGCACTTTAAAGAGGATAAAATTACAAAAGAAACTAGTGGGTCAATTGTCAGTTAAATTTAAATGGACCTCAATTCGCTGTTACTCTTTTCCATATCATTCCTTAGTTTCTCAATCTCACGTTGCAACTGCATCTACATTATAAATTTTCCATCATATAACAGCACAAAGCAAGTGCAAATTAACAACCTCAGTGTAACTAGAAATTGAGGAAAAAATTACAAGAGCAAACAAGAAATTAAGTGTAAAGAAAAATATGAGGGATCAAACTAGTTTCCATAGTTTAGAGCCACCCTTTATACAATTTTACATACAAATTTTTCACCACAAAAATTGTTTCAATAACAGTAGCCATTTGAATTACTCATGTTTCCTACATCCATGTATCTACTTTAAGATGCAAAGACATAAATCTATATCAATATAATCAAATCTCTCATCTCATGATTAAATGAGAATATGAGACATGCCCCATGAATATTACAGTCGTTATTTAAATAAGATGAACATTGAGAATGATTACAATCGGTATCACTGTATCAGAAGACACGGTACCACACAACAAGAAACAGACACATCAATTTCTATCAGAAATATTTGGCTCTCGTTTGATTACAAGATTTCAAATCTATGGGTTAACCAATTGGAGTTTTTAAAAATTCCATCCCAATATGTAGTCAACAGACCATATTTTAAATTCTAGAGAAAAGCAATTTACAGAATGACATATATTAGATATTAAAGTTAGCATAATTCCCTCTCAATATTCAGTTATCCCAATATCAAACAGGATAAAAGTAACGTTAGAAACGTAGTTAcatttgaaaatacaaaaaactAGGATGTTAGCCTGAAATTTCAACATCATTCAATGAggttagggatgtcaatggggcggggcgggggcgggggatgcTTCCCTACTCCCCGTCCCCGCCCCCAGAATTAATCCCCGTCCCCGCCCCATTCCTCGTCATGGGGGGATAATTGTCCCCATCCCCGTTCCCCGCATTTCCCGTGTTCCCCGCGGGGCCCCATTCCCCATCTCcctatatttaacattcatatgaaaattatagtaaaaaatatcaaaaaaataaaaaaacaaactaaaaaatattattacaaacacacaaacatatcttatctAAGATTATAAGTCCAGAAATACAACATAGCAAATCatagtccataaaataaaatcttaaaatgcaacttccattataaagaaagcaataaaacaaAGTCTTTAACATCAAATATTCTTTCATTGTCGGCATAAAACTTCTAACAAACATCTCCATGTTCTCTGTTAAAATAATAGAGACAAATATGTTAACATATAGTGACGAGAATGGAAGCAAACACGCAGACGCAGAAGTGGAGAGGAGAAGGACGCCGTGCCTGAGGAGAGAGAACGACGCGGTGAAGCTGCTAGGGTGATGGCGCAAAAGTGGCCGGTGGCTAGCTGTGAGGGTTTTGAAATTTGAACAAAGTGAAGAGTGAGTGAGTGACTGGAGTCTGGAGAGTTGGGGTTTGGATGGGAATAGAGAGTTAGATAGGGCGCAACAACAAAGGTGAGAAGGGAATATagggttaaaattttttaatgggtgaaattactaaaatactccctatgttagaaataaagtaagagtatttaaataaatttaacaatTCGGGGAATTATCGGGGAtggggcggggatccccgctcgggtccccgcgccTGTCTTGGGGAAATtttgctccccatccccatccccacgGGGAAAATTCCCCACCATCGGGGCCCCATTTGGGGCGGTCCCCGCGAGGATCCCGGCCTGCTGGGGATTTTTGACACCCCTAAATGAGGTAACTTAACAATCATGTCATTGTATTAGAATGTGCTATTGTTGTCCAGAACAAAAGCTAAAAAACAGATGCTTTGCAATTAGTATTCCTATTTATATCAACTGCATTAGTATGTAATATACCTGTGACCTCTGCACTTCAGCTTTGATTTTCGACTCGCTGGACTCTTGAATCATTTCAGTCTTTTAagggacaaaaagaaaaagaaacaaaaaacttATGTTAGTACACGAAACTAGTATTTTAGATTCCAAGAGACTGGTAAAGTTCTCAAACCAACAATATAAACATCAAAAGACCTCACCCTCTCCATTAATGATTCTTGTACTTCTTCCAAAACTTCAGTTATACCGGCAGATATTGCCTGAGCCTGCTTTGTGGGCACTCCTTGCCCCTCAAGTTCGCTAGTTTAGAAAGCAAAAGCGTAACCAATGACAAAAACAATCCATTCATTAACACTCACTAACGAGCTTAAAAGTACACATTTGCAATTAGTTAGAAAACACACAAGTGAACAAAAAACCATGAAAACAGAGAATAAAAAATGGTAAGAAGGTAAACTTAAATTACAATAGCGGATGCATCACAGAACCGCCGAACATTTGATTTCGCCATCCGGGAAAATGATCTGAGACTTTAGTTGAAAGTGAAAGATTTTGAGAACCCAAAGCCCGAAAATTGAGCCAATCGCTTACAAGCCGCAGCCATTTCCtcaaaaataagaaattggaGCGAAGAAGAATTTTCGAACCCTGAATGTGCCCTAATCCCAAATCGGATATAGCAACCTTGTTTTGTTTAAACAAAGAAGAAACAGAATCCAAGGacataaaattaatcaaacacgAAGGAGGCCAAGAAAGCAGATGAATTTTTCCaagatttgattttgattataagaaaatgcagaaaaggGAAGGAGTAATCGGTATTTTTGAATCGGTAAGAACCAAAAAAGGAAACGCATTCGTGATTGTACGATGGCAGACCTATTAGAGGTTTTATGCAGATAATATAAAAGTTACGGGTTGGGaaaaatttgagatgaagaggTATTTATAGTTGGAATGGCAACTTGCTGGATCACCTTTGTaacttcttttctattttatggatagttatcttttttttccttttaatttaagATTTGTTAGGATTctatatttaaatatatgaaaaatttattttatagatatttagttatttttttcttttgtttaggatTTGTTgagattttatatttaaatatgaataatgttatttatttttaaatttttttatgaaataaatttaactaaattaaactaagttaaataatatttaaaataatgttatttataattgatttttattgatataagattaatttagttaaacttgattaacaaaaaaatttaaatatatagtatTATTCTTTAAATATATGGGTATTTTTATAGGTGCAGTTAAGATTTTGTAGAAATTATTTAGCACTAATAtaatttattgttataaaaaataatggtactaataaaaaaaaatactat
Coding sequences within it:
- the LOC140172904 gene encoding uncharacterized protein isoform X1 — protein: MSLDSVSSLFKQNKVAISDLGLGHIQGSKILLRSNFLFLRKWLRLVSDWLNFRALGSQNLSLSTKVSDHFPGWRNQMFGGSVMHPLFELEGQGVPTKQAQAISAGITEVLEEVQESLMERTEMIQESSESKIKAEVQRSQMQLQREIEKLRNDMEKSNSELRLARLAIHRDEIVFKAQILTAQRVIGEYCLGTIFTVCAVAFLSRLFS
- the LOC140172904 gene encoding uncharacterized protein isoform X2 — its product is MSLDSVSSLFKQNKVAISDLGLGHIQGSKILLRSNFLFLRKWLRLVSDWLNFRALGSQNLSLSTKVSDHFPGWRNQMFGGSVMHPLFELEGQGVPTKQAQAISAGITEVLEEVQESLMERTEMIQESSESKIKAEVQRSQLATGHFCAITLAASPRRSLSSGTASFSSPLLRLRVCFHSRHYMLTYLSLLF